Part of the Citrus sinensis cultivar Valencia sweet orange chromosome 2, DVS_A1.0, whole genome shotgun sequence genome, GTGCGTGAAGATAGAGCTCACTGGGCAACCAACATTACAGGTGACATCTATGCTTCAGGGTGGATTAGTGAGATGTATGGTTACTCATTTGGCGCAGCAGAAGTAAGTCAGTTAATTTGTTTCCTGCAGCCAATAACATTCTTTCGTAATCTTTTTGCTTTCCTTCTTTCTTCCTggttatttaattcttttctttcatttttcaggTTGGACTTCGGCATAAGATCAATGATGACTTGATGATTTATCCTGGGTATATTCCACGAGAGGGTGTTGAGCCTATTCTTCTTCACTATGGTTTGCCATTTAGAGTGGGAAATTGGTCTTTCAGTAAATTAGAACACCATGAAGATAATATTGTCTATGACTGTGGCCGGCTCTTTCCTGAACCTCCTTATCCTAGAGAGGTATATGAACCTAGAAAGAAATTACGCCATGTATTGTGAACAAAAACTGAGCCCCAGACTATAAGGTCTTTTCACTAATATATTGAAGTTAATATCTGTTAGAAATTGCATTCAAGATGATTATAGTTGGTAATAGAtgcttaatatatattttgtctgCAGGTAAAAGAGATGGAACCTGATCCAAACCAAAGGAGAGccctatttttaaatatagagTGCATCAACACTATAAATGAGGGTCTGCTGTTACAACATACAGCAAATGGATGCCCTAAGCCAAAGTGGTCGAGGTACTTGAGCTTTTTAAAGAGCAAATCTTTTGCTGAACTAACTCGACCAAAGCTTCTAAATCATCTTAATATACTAGCTAAGGCAGCTGGACAACAGCAGGCCATTGGCGAACCTCGGAGACCTTATCCAAAAATTCATACCATTTTTTCTACAGAATGTACCCCTTACTTTGATTGGCAGACTGTAGGGCTAGTTCACAGTTTTCACCTAAGTGGCCAGCCTGGAAATATTACACGACTTCTCAGCTGTACAGATGAAGatttaaagaaatatgaaGGCCATGATCTGGCTCCCACCCATTATGTCCCTTCCATGAGCCAACATCCACTTACAGGCGATTGGTAATtctatgtttttctttttctcctttttacTTGTAGTAGATTGGTTCTTAAACTTTTTGGGTTTCATTTAGCCATGAAATTTACACACCTGTTTCACATTATTGCCATCAAGTCTTTAGTGTTCATCTGTGGCATTATTCAGGTAAAGAAAAGGTGCTTATTGGGTGTGAGTGAAATTAGGCAGTGGTACTAACTCTTGAAGGTCTCACTTCTAGAACTTATTTCCTAGTTGTAGATTGTAGGTAACCTCTAAATAAGAGGCCTTTATATCTCAGTGACTTGAGGTTGATTCTCATTTGGGTCTAGTAAACAATATCCCGTTCTCTAGCCTAACTGCTGATTGAAGTATATCCTGTATAGTTTCCTTCCTTTGATTCCTCTGTAGTTGGCAACTTCATACACATGAAAGTGAAATTATGAACTACCCTGTGGCCTGGTGTAGCTTGTTTTCTCTTTGTCATTCCCTCTGTTTGTTAGATctttgaatgagtcatttgaACCTTCTCTCTTAGCAAATTGTAACATGTTTTGTAAGAAACCCTTTAGGTTTGTCATGGAATTCGATCTCTCACCAGTGTTTAATCTAAGATTATAATTAACTTGCAGTGTTATTCTGAaactaaattgaaatgaaCTTTGGAGACATGTTCTCTAGAATAGCCTAAAATTTGGCAGACAAGTGCATTACACAAGTTTGAATCTTGAGAGCAGCCACTTATTGTGCAAATGTTAAATATTAGTACAGGACAGGCATCTGTTTAGAACTCTACTTGGAAGTTCTGGCATTGAAGTCGtataacattaaattttaaagatcttTTCCTTGTAGTTTTTGGTAGTGTAATTGACTGATTTTCTCCCCTTCCTGCACCATGACCAAAACccgaaagagagagaaaaggtTAAGAGAAGTGAATGTCAGCATGAAGAACCGAAAGCTGagaatatttgtttattacttGTCAGGTATCCAGCAATTAATAAACCTGCTGCGGTCCTTCACTGGCTTAATCATGCAGATACTGATGCAGAGTTTATTGTTATTCTTGATGCTGACATGATTATGAGAGGTCCAATTACACCATGGGAGTACAAAGCAGAACGTGGACGGCCAGTTTCAACACCCTACGAGTAAGACAGAGATGAATATCTTGTTTTGGTTTGTTGAATGCATCTATGATTCGATATGTGGTTGCATTATGAATTCCCCTCCCTTCCCTACTTAACATGTTTTTATGTACTGGTAATCTTGtccaaaactaatttttttatttatgcttGTCAGCTACCTAATTGGTTGCAACAATGAGCTTGCGAAACTCCATACTCGCCATCCTGATGCTTGTGACAAGGTTGGGGGTGTAATCATCATGCATATAGACGATCTCCGTAAATTTGCAATGCTATGGTTGCATAAAACTGAGGAGGTTCGTGCAGACAAAGCTCATTATTCCAGAAATATCACTGGAGATGTATATGAATCTGGATGGATTAGCGAGATGTATGGTTACTCATTTGGGGCAGCAGaggtattttaatttttgtgaattgatCCACATTTAGATTATGCTATTTTAGAATTGTAGAGACAGAGTTGTTATGCGGttgagaaattaattatagtagtGTTCTAAGAAACGACTGATGAACTGACTAGGCTTCAGTTTAATACTCAAATATTGATTTGATGCTCTCTAAATTGGTCTTCAGAGAATAGGAACTCCTTGAAGTGTTATTGATGTTCCCTTTTTTCAGCCGTGGTAATGTGTATTAGCGCTATTTCAGTCAGAATAATGAATTTATGAGTCTCGTCCTTTGTTTTGCAGTTGAAACTTCGGCATATCATAAACAGGAAGATATTGATTTACCCGGGATATATCCCTGAACCTGGTGTCAAATACAGAGTTTTCCACTATGGGTTGGAATTTTCAGTTGGGAATTGGAGCTTTGATAAGGCAAATTGGAGAGATGCTGATATGGTCAACAAATGCTGGGCTCAGTTTCCAGAACCACCTGATCCTTCAACACTTGACAGGAGTGATAAGAACATCCTGCAGCGAGACCTGCTTAGCATAGAATGTGCAAAGAAACTTAATGAAGCATTGCGGTTACATCATAAAAGGAGGAACTGCCCTGACCCCAGTTCCTTATCCAAATCAATTTCAGATATGACAGAGGAAGTTGTAAATCACAGGAAATTTGGCATAGTTAATCAAATTCATCACGCTGTCAGTATGCCAAGGAATCATTCAATGGAATCATCTGTGCCTGCTGAAAAAGATGGGCTATTCAGTTCTTTGAGGTTCTGGGTTATCGCAATATGGGCATTTTGTGGCTTGGGTTTCTTGTTAGTCATGTTCGTGTTATTTTCTGGTTGTAAAGGGAAGGGACCACGAAGTAAAAGCTACAGAAGCAAGAGAAGATCTTCTTATTCGGGATTCTTGGATATGAATGGACGTGATAGGCATCTCAAGAATGCTGAACTATCTTTATAACAGAGATCCTACTAGAAAAATGCTATACTCAGTTAGATTGTCATACATTCCAGCTTTTAACAGTCTGAAGGCAAACATCACACGGGTGAAAAGTCAAGGAAATCTTTACTCTTGCAGTAAATAGGTGCATTGCTTGACAGTGCAATTGTTTTTCCTGCAAAATTCGGCTTTCAAGCTCCTGCTGCAAGGCAAGActtcaaattttaacataCTTACCGGGTCAAATTCAGTTCTGGGAATTCTTATTATATGTTTTCGTGATCCATTTTCAGCTTTTGATATATATTGTACTGCAATGAATAAAACCAATAGTAGAGATGTGTCATGGGCACAAGGAGAAaacccttttttatttttttttcaacttcagaTGGTTGCTACTTGTGATCTTGCAGAGTGTAatagaagaaacaaaaaaataaaataaaattgcttcttgtttgaattgttGTAATTAAACTCCTGTGCGTTCTTTGGATTGATTTTTTCAGATTGTTTTTTTAGCAATCATTGGCgtatcaaaaattaaaaaaagagaaaaacaaaataaggtTTCCGTTGCCGGGACTTGAACCAGGTCTTTCGGGTGAGAGCCGAATATCCTAACCACCTAGACTAGAACGGATTGGCTTCAttcgttattttttattattaaatatattattccaCAACTGGAAGTTTACTTccctatttataataaatgttaacatGGAACTGATTTTTCATCCATCTAACATAAACAGCAGtttctattttcaaatttgattgtggaaatcaaaagttttatataattttctttttttattcaaataataataataataataataataataatatatttcttttaacatttaGTTGATTCATTTAGCATTAGTTTTTAAATGCAATAgtacattttatatttagtttTCTCAATATTTAGTCagtgaatttcaaaatctcaACGATGAATCTCATTAAATATTCTTAATACTTCACAAAAACCATGGTCTCATGACATTAAAAGCCATGAAATTGTTCCTTGTGTCCACATCCTATAACTTACCATCAGCATTAGCTTTGTCGATTGATGTTAGAATTGCAACAACCGGTTGTTCATCTTGTTAAATCCCAACTGCTTTCCTTCAAATCTACTATTAGTTAATGCTTCCAAAAACGCTCCCTCTCTCCctttcaaaatccaaattccGTCACGTCCCAAAACTCAGTAACCTTAATTTCCAATTGCTTCTGTTGTCAACAACAATGCAACATGCAAACggattttcaatttctttgtcTGGAGGGATGAGTTGGgtcttcaaattcaaattaatcaaCCAAATGGACGTTAAAGCAAATCAACATTCATCAATTTCAACGAGTGGGCCCCAAAAGGGTCCGAAAATGAATGCAAGTCTTCCAATTAAAAGTGGGGGTGTGAGCCCacttagaaataataaaattaaaggatttGCACgaaacttttaacttttttatcaTCTGCCTTGTGCTGTAAATGGCTTGCCGTGGTGctttcctttatttttgttattttctttttcgcCACAGGGACCATTTGCTTTTTggcatttaaatttcaaatttttttgaacGTTTCCAAGTGGGAAACACTAGAAACATGTTGTAGTTACAGAACGAGAGAGTCCaaagttagaaaatttttgaggtttcaatttcaaagaattgCAACACTATGGGAGAGTCAACTTGTCTCATGCAAATGCAAGTGCAACAACCATTCTCTTATGTGTCTGGCTTTCCTAATGAAGCCAAAGAGGTAAGATCTTGAAACTAAATTATTATGAGCTTTTAACCACTTCTTTAAGAATTGGGTACACCCATAATTCATAGAAATGCCAGATGGGTTTTGGAGGTTTTGCCAAAAGGTTCAGTTTGtgctaaatatttttgttacagGAGGGGAACCCAATTCATGCACTTGGACAGTCAGTTTCTTTTGGGAGGTTTATGTCAGAGTCATTGGCTTGGGAAAAATGGTCATCTTTCTCTTCTCATAACAAGTATGTCGAAGAGGCTGAGAGGTACTCGCGCCCTGGATCAGTTGCCCAGAAGAAAGCTTTCTTTGAAGCTCACTACAAGGAACTTGCTGCAAGAAAGAAAGCTGCTGCTTTGCTCGAACAAGCACAAGATGCATCAAACAACAATCTTGCTGGAGAATCACAACCTGAAGGCGAAGTTCAGAATGTTACGGCCCAAGATTCACAGCTGATAGCTGTTGAAGAACAAGAAGCAGCTACCATTTCAGTGCATGAATCTGAAAGCAACAATGTTCTTGGACAGAGAAGTGCGGATGTAGTAAAAGAAACGGAGAACTGTGAGAAGACTGAATCGATAAATCAGCTGGAGAGGGTGGTGGTGGTTGATAGTAAAAGGGAGGCCAAAGATTCGAAGCTTAGTGGGACAAATCAAATGCAGAAGCCTCGGTTAAAGGTAACCATGTTGACCAACACCCCATGATTCTTTTCTGGGTTCTATTTTCAAATGTCATTATTGTGctaaaatttttctattttttggtTATAGCAGAGTTCCAATTCCAATCAAGATGATAGGGCGTCGATGAGCAAGAAGAAACCGTCTTTCTCTTCCTCAAAGTCCTTAAATTTTGGTAGAGCAACTAAGACGCCATCTACTCCGGCCAAACCGACAGCTCCATTACAGTCCACGAAGGAAATCAATGCCACTCCAATCAAGAAGAAATCTGCAATAGA contains:
- the LOC102629731 gene encoding peptidyl serine alpha-galactosyltransferase, which codes for MEKILSLALILAFLGCFGSGQTPPHKQEAPYRIHTLFSVECRNYFDWQTVGLMRSFKKAGQPGPVTRLLSCTDEDMKKYKGMHLAPTMEVPSMSRHPKTGDWYPAINKPAGIVHWLKHSKDAENVDWVVILDADMIIRGPIIPWELGAEKGRPVAALYGYLIGCNNILAKLHTKHPELCDKVGGLLAMHIDDLRALAPLWLSKTEEVREDRAHWATNITGDIYASGWISEMYGYSFGAAEVGLRHKINDDLMIYPGYIPREGVEPILLHYGLPFRVGNWSFSKLEHHEDNIVYDCGRLFPEPPYPREVKEMEPDPNQRRALFLNIECINTINEGLLLQHTANGCPKPKWSRYLSFLKSKSFAELTRPKLLNHLNILAKAAGQQQAIGEPRRPYPKIHTIFSTECTPYFDWQTVGLVHSFHLSGQPGNITRLLSCTDEDLKKYEGHDLAPTHYVPSMSQHPLTGDWYPAINKPAAVLHWLNHADTDAEFIVILDADMIMRGPITPWEYKAERGRPVSTPYDYLIGCNNELAKLHTRHPDACDKVGGVIIMHIDDLRKFAMLWLHKTEEVRADKAHYSRNITGDVYESGWISEMYGYSFGAAELKLRHIINRKILIYPGYIPEPGVKYRVFHYGLEFSVGNWSFDKANWRDADMVNKCWAQFPEPPDPSTLDRSDKNILQRDLLSIECAKKLNEALRLHHKRRNCPDPSSLSKSISDMTEEVVNHRKFGIVNQIHHAVSMPRNHSMESSVPAEKDGLFSSLRFWVIAIWAFCGLGFLLVMFVLFSGCKGKGPRSKSYRSKRRSSYSGFLDMNGRDRHLKNAELSL
- the LOC102629064 gene encoding protein WVD2-like 7 isoform X4; the encoded protein is MGESTCLMQMQVQQPFSYVSGFPNEAKEEGNPIHALGQSVSFGRFMSESLAWEKWSSFSSHNKYVEEAERYSRPGSVAQKKAFFEAHYKELAARKKAAALLEQAQDASNNNLAGESQPEGEVQNVTAQDSQLIAVEEQEAATISVHESESNNVLGQRSADVVKETENCEKTESINQLERVVVVDSKREAKDSKLSGTNQMQKPRLKQSSNSNQDDRASMSKKKPSFSSSKSLNFGRATKTPSTPAKPTAPLQSTKEINATPIKKKSAIDFADNKRSTPKSIHKSIYLTPAREINRLTSTIVRKIDGSKVMGSNSKASKDCSTPLMTPTAASVNGAPKHPLATPWSENRRDGTPHDSNMGSKTVRARWNFLPTENKLQSPNSFTPFRLRTEERAARRKEKLEEKFNANQIQKLQKQVTLKEKAETEIRKLRQTLCFKARPLPDFYKERAIPKSQTNKDPPTRPQSPKLTASTFQTKPSTPRQRPPTKHIGSDHVLEKKSHASTRSLASRPTKITHENKSPNIQHEYQSTKCRI
- the LOC102629064 gene encoding protein WVD2-like 7 isoform X5, whose protein sequence is MGESTCLMQMQVQQPFSYVSGFPNEAKEEGNPIHALGQSVSFGRFMSESLAWEKWSSFSSHNKYVEEAERYSRPGSVAQKKAFFEAHYKELAARKKAAALLEQAQDASNNNLAGESQPEGEVQNVTAQDSQLIAVEEQEAATISVHESESNNVLGQRSADVVKETENCEKTESINQLERVVVVDSKREAKDSKLSGTNQMQKPRLKQSSNSNQDDRASMSKKKPSFSSSKSLNFGRATKTPSTPAKPTAPLQSTKEINATPIKKKSAIDFADNKRSTPKSIHKSIYLTPAREINRLTSTIVRKIDGSKVMGSNSKASKDCSTPLMTPTAASVNGAPKHPLATPWSENRRDGTPHDSNMGSKTVRARWNFLPTENKLQSPNSFTPFRLRTEERAARRKEKLEEKFNANQIQKLQKQEKAETEIRKLRQTLCFKARPLPDFYKERAIPKSQTNKDPPTRPQSPKLTASTFQTKPSTPRQRPPTKHIGSDHVLEKKSHASTRSLASRPTKITHENKSPNIQHEYQSTKCRI
- the LOC102629064 gene encoding protein WVD2-like 7 isoform X3 → MGESTCLMQMQVQQPFSYVSGFPNEAKEEGNPIHALGQSVSFGRFMSESLAWEKWSSFSSHNKYVEEAERYSRPGSVAQKKAFFEAHYKELAARKKAAALLEQAQDASNNNLAGESQPEGEVQNVTAQDSQLIAVEEQEAATISVHESESNNVLGQRSADVVKETENCEKTESINQLERVVVVDSKREAKDSKLSGTNQMQKPRLKQSSNSNQDDRASMSKKKPSFSSSKSLNFGRATKTPSTPAKPTAPLQSTKEINATPIKKKSAIDFADNKRSTPKSIHKSIYLTPAREINRLTSTIVRKIDGSKVMGSNSKASKDCSTPLMTPTAASVNGAPKHPLATPWSENRRDGTPHDSNMGSKTVRARWNFLPTDCSKFLSACRNKLQSPNSFTPFRLRTEERAARRKEKLEEKFNANQIQKLQKQEKAETEIRKLRQTLCFKARPLPDFYKERAIPKSQTNKDPPTRPQSPKLTASTFQTKPSTPRQRPPTKHIGSDHVLEKKSHASTRSLASRPTKITHENKSPNIQHEYQSTKCRI